The following proteins come from a genomic window of Burkholderia stabilis:
- a CDS encoding methylated-DNA--[protein]-cysteine S-methyltransferase produces MFNAVIDAPFGKVGIRTDAAVVREIVYLPESVKSVDPDSPLAKRAVKQIERYFERASARFDLPLAEVGSAFQHRVWDVISDIPPGTVLTYGQVAKRIGSAPRAVGQACGANYFPLVIPCHRVVAAGGLGGFANHDDNGYYQKVKRWLLAHEGVPY; encoded by the coding sequence ATGTTCAATGCAGTCATCGACGCGCCGTTCGGCAAGGTCGGCATCCGCACGGACGCCGCCGTGGTGCGCGAGATCGTCTATCTGCCCGAGTCGGTGAAGTCGGTCGATCCGGATTCGCCGCTCGCGAAGCGCGCAGTCAAGCAGATCGAACGTTATTTCGAGCGTGCGTCGGCGCGCTTCGACCTGCCGCTCGCCGAAGTCGGCAGCGCATTCCAGCACCGCGTGTGGGACGTGATCAGCGATATCCCGCCGGGCACCGTGCTGACCTACGGGCAGGTCGCGAAGCGGATCGGCAGCGCGCCGCGCGCGGTCGGCCAGGCGTGTGGCGCGAACTACTTCCCGCTCGTGATTCCGTGCCATCGCGTCGTCGCGGCGGGCGGCCTCGGCGGCTTCGCGAACCACGACGACAACGGGTATTACCAGAAAGTGAAGCGCTGGCTGCTGGCGCACGAGGGCGTGCCGTACTGA
- the xerD gene encoding site-specific tyrosine recombinase XerD produces MSEPLISPETDDAAAASPALLASRASIDVFCDALWLEHGLARNTLDAYRRDLVLFSQWLAATHDAPLDSADEALVTGYIAARSDGKATSSNRRLSVFRRYYGWAVREHRASADPTLRITSAKQAARFPSTLSEAQVEALLGAPDIATPLGLRDRTMLELMYASGLRVSELVTLKTVEVGLNEGVVRVMGKGSKERLVPFGEVAHDWIERYLRDARPALLGARAADALFVTARGDGMTRQQFWNIIKRHAQQADVRAHLSPHTLRHAFATHLLNHGADLRVVQMLLGHSDISTTQIYTHVARERLKTLHAQHHPRG; encoded by the coding sequence ATGAGCGAACCGCTGATTTCCCCTGAAACCGACGACGCAGCCGCGGCATCGCCCGCGCTGCTCGCGAGCCGCGCATCGATCGACGTGTTCTGCGATGCGCTGTGGCTCGAACACGGGCTCGCGCGCAACACGCTCGACGCCTACCGGCGCGATCTGGTGCTGTTTTCCCAATGGCTGGCCGCGACGCACGACGCGCCGCTCGATTCCGCCGACGAAGCGCTGGTGACGGGCTATATCGCCGCGCGCAGCGACGGCAAGGCGACGTCGTCGAACCGGCGGCTGTCGGTGTTCCGTCGCTATTACGGCTGGGCCGTGCGCGAGCATCGCGCGAGCGCCGACCCGACGCTGCGGATCACGTCCGCGAAACAGGCGGCGCGGTTCCCGTCGACGCTGTCGGAGGCGCAGGTCGAGGCGCTGCTCGGCGCGCCCGACATCGCGACGCCGCTCGGCTTGCGCGATCGCACGATGCTCGAGCTGATGTATGCGAGCGGGTTGCGCGTGAGCGAGCTCGTGACGCTGAAGACCGTCGAGGTCGGGCTCAACGAGGGCGTCGTGCGCGTGATGGGCAAAGGCTCGAAGGAGCGGCTCGTGCCGTTCGGCGAAGTCGCGCACGACTGGATCGAGCGCTATCTGCGCGACGCGCGGCCGGCGCTGCTCGGCGCGCGCGCGGCCGACGCGCTGTTCGTGACCGCGCGCGGCGACGGGATGACGCGCCAGCAGTTCTGGAACATCATCAAGCGCCACGCGCAGCAGGCCGACGTGCGCGCGCACCTGTCGCCGCACACGCTGCGGCACGCGTTCGCGACACACCTGCTGAATCACGGCGCGGACTTGCGCGTCGTGCAGATGCTGCTCGGCCACAGTGACATCTCGACCACGCAGATCTACACGCACGTCGCGCGCGAGCGGCTGAAGACGCTGCACGCGCAACACCACCCGCGCGGCTAG